Proteins encoded together in one Impatiens glandulifera chromosome 1, dImpGla2.1, whole genome shotgun sequence window:
- the LOC124922377 gene encoding FCS-Like Zinc finger 3-like: MEMEQEKRSKKPIFYTRSEYYDFIKESNFLESCFLCRKYLGHNRDIFMYRGDMAFCSYECRQEQIEIDEAKKRIRSRRVISSSSSSSSSSSSSSKRSSVRESSSDQTTHKSSSSSIPNKDVRIGTVFVA, from the exons ATGGAGATGGAGCAAGAAAAGAGATCAAAAAAACCTATATTTTACACTAGATCTGAATACTATGATTTCATTAAAGAATCAAACTTTCTTGAATCATGTTTTCTTTGTCGGAAATATCTTGGTCATAACAGAGATATCTTCATGTACAG AGGGGATATGGCGTTTTGCAGCTATGAATGCAGACAAGAACAGATAGAGATTGATGAAGCTAAAAAGAGGATTAGATCAAGAAGGGTtatttcatcttcatcttcttcatcttcatcatcttcatcttcttcaaagaGAAGTTCGGTTAGAGAGAGTTCTTCAGATCAGACAACTCataaatcatcatcatcttctatCCCAAATAAAGATGTAAGAATTGGAACTGTTTTTGTGGCTTGA